A part of Balneola sp. genomic DNA contains:
- a CDS encoding FAD:protein FMN transferase — protein sequence MNMKIKIASVVLLLLALSCTKQQESKLVVNTGNAQGSTFQVRYLTTSNQNFEEDINNIFRSIDQSMSTYLPGSLISQLNSGDVELSVDDHFRKVLDRALEISEETDGDFDPTVGVLVSLWGFGFEEVRADVDTEMIEAALEKTGFEKIRYAGGRVSLPDGVSLDFNAIAQGYTVDAIAGHLESKGIEHYMVEVGGEVKTLGVNEKGNLWRIGIDKPKPQIDDESRFQVIVEMENNALATSGNYRRYWVDEASGLKYSHTINPHTGTPARNRLLSVSVLAPTSMDADAYATVCMVKGVEGCMDFLEAKPELEGYLVFTDDQGEWKVLITEGFEKYILE from the coding sequence ATGAATATGAAAATCAAAATAGCATCAGTAGTTCTTTTACTCCTCGCACTTTCCTGTACCAAACAACAGGAATCCAAACTGGTAGTTAATACAGGAAATGCACAGGGGTCAACCTTCCAGGTAAGATATCTAACTACTTCAAACCAGAATTTTGAAGAGGACATCAATAACATATTTAGAAGTATTGATCAGTCTATGAGCACCTATCTGCCGGGCTCATTGATCTCACAATTGAATAGTGGAGATGTAGAACTAAGCGTTGACGATCATTTTAGAAAAGTGCTGGACAGAGCATTGGAAATATCCGAAGAAACCGATGGTGATTTTGACCCCACAGTAGGGGTGCTTGTAAGCTTGTGGGGTTTTGGCTTTGAAGAGGTTCGTGCCGATGTAGATACCGAAATGATAGAAGCTGCCCTTGAAAAAACCGGATTTGAAAAAATTCGCTATGCAGGAGGTCGAGTCTCTTTACCGGATGGAGTGTCCCTGGATTTTAATGCCATTGCGCAAGGCTATACGGTAGATGCAATTGCAGGACATCTCGAATCAAAGGGCATTGAACATTATATGGTAGAAGTTGGTGGAGAAGTGAAAACCTTAGGGGTAAATGAAAAAGGAAATCTGTGGCGAATTGGGATAGACAAGCCTAAACCTCAAATTGATGATGAATCCCGCTTCCAGGTGATTGTAGAAATGGAAAATAATGCACTGGCTACCTCAGGAAATTACCGGCGATACTGGGTAGATGAAGCAAGCGGACTTAAGTATTCGCATACTATAAACCCACATACTGGTACCCCTGCCCGAAATCGATTATTAAGTGTTTCTGTGCTTGCTCCGACTTCCATGGATGCAGATGCCTATGCTACCGTATGTATGGTAAAAGGAGTCGAAGGATGTATGGACTTCCTGGAAGCTAAGCCCGAACTAGAAGGCTATTTAGTATTCACCGACGATCAAGGAGAATGGAAAGTGCTAATCACCGAAGGCTTTGAGAAGTATATCTTGGAATAG
- a CDS encoding membrane or secreted protein, protein MLLTLVLAVVLIGIGFAGIAIKILVKKDGEFAGTCASNSPFLNKEGEACGFCGALPDEKCKSDNKKKEEGEFSPFVA, encoded by the coding sequence ATGTTACTTACTCTTGTCCTTGCAGTTGTCCTAATTGGAATCGGTTTTGCAGGTATTGCTATTAAAATCCTAGTGAAGAAAGATGGAGAATTTGCCGGAACCTGTGCTAGTAACAGCCCTTTTCTAAATAAAGAAGGCGAAGCATGTGGTTTTTGTGGAGCTCTACCTGATGAGAAGTGTAAGAGTGACAACAAGAAAAAGGAAGAAGGCGAATTCAGTCCTTTTGTAGCTTAG
- a CDS encoding alpha/beta hydrolase — protein MNNPFVIFFAFLLTAFGCSSIDENQEMYLWPGASQESTERVLVEYDDEILRITDVNAPSLRYFQANRSGRRPAMLIFPGGGYNLLSYDLEGTEPAEWVNSLGIHAIVVKYTVPNNRDAAYNDGLKALEIVYEKAEEWNIDTTKIGVMGFSAGAHLTARLSHSSSRAEDCSKRLALVKCTPPDFSILIYPAYLAVENSSSISPELEPMDIIPPIFIVQTLDDSAFVGGTIQYSETLLEREADLEFNLFEKGGHGYGMRLEGENELSNWPTYLADWLVQKNIIQYVLEVEGAKQK, from the coding sequence ATGAATAACCCATTCGTGATTTTTTTTGCCTTCTTGTTGACGGCTTTTGGATGCAGTTCAATCGACGAAAACCAAGAAATGTATTTATGGCCGGGAGCTTCTCAAGAATCAACTGAGCGAGTATTGGTTGAATATGATGATGAAATACTGAGAATCACCGACGTGAATGCCCCGTCACTTCGTTATTTTCAAGCTAATAGGTCTGGAAGACGACCAGCTATGCTAATCTTTCCGGGAGGAGGCTATAACTTACTTTCATACGATTTGGAGGGAACTGAACCCGCTGAATGGGTAAATTCTCTAGGGATACATGCTATTGTTGTTAAATATACGGTACCCAACAATCGAGATGCAGCTTACAATGACGGATTAAAAGCCTTAGAAATCGTGTATGAGAAAGCAGAAGAATGGAATATTGATACAACGAAAATAGGAGTCATGGGTTTTTCCGCGGGTGCTCATCTTACTGCCAGACTAAGTCATAGCTCGAGTAGAGCAGAGGATTGCAGCAAACGTTTGGCGCTAGTTAAATGCACTCCACCTGATTTCTCTATACTCATTTACCCAGCTTACTTGGCTGTTGAAAATTCTTCATCGATCTCTCCCGAATTAGAACCTATGGATATCATTCCTCCGATATTTATTGTGCAAACCTTGGACGATTCGGCTTTTGTTGGCGGTACCATACAATACTCTGAAACACTTCTAGAAAGAGAAGCTGATTTAGAGTTTAATCTATTTGAAAAGGGTGGACATGGGTACGGAATGCGGTTAGAAGGAGAAAATGAATTATCTAATTGGCCTACTTACTTAGCGGATTGGCTAGTCCAAAAAAATATTATACAGTATGTTTTGGAAGTAGAAGGAGCTAAACAGAAATAA